The Accipiter gentilis chromosome 29, bAccGen1.1, whole genome shotgun sequence genome segment ACTTTTTCCAAATAATCAGAGTCTAACACCTCAGATATCATCAACAGAACTGTCAAACCACAGCAAAGAGTGCTTGGCACAGTGGTTCTCAATCCAGTTTCTTGGATCCATTTGATttacacatacagaaaataaatttcacaagttagttgggttttttttccttcaaaagcaCACTATTCCTATTTGTTGAGTTTCCATTCTTGTTTACAGAACTTCTCACATAAGTACACAATGTTCTACCAATGCCTTTTGCCACTTTTAAGGGGTATGTATTCTCTGAGACTTGACAAGTATTTGCAGCTTGATTCACTCTACACATCATGTCATAGTGCCATTTGGAGTATAAAAAATCCTTCTTAATGGAAAACAACTGTTGTTTCCTACACAAAAACCTGGAGGTTCACAAAGCTAGTTcaataaaattacatttcctttAGTGAGAGTAAATTGAATCACTTCACTTCTGGACCTTTTTTCCACATTCATGTTTAGCATTGCCTTGATATCAAATTGAATGCATTCATTATTAGATATTACTTTCCTTTTGCTGGAAGATTAAATTAATTCTATGAACAATAGATAGTAGGTAGAAAAGCTTTACTAGAAATATTAAATGGCATCTTACagaaacaggaagggaaaatacaTAAGTACTTTGGCTTCCCACCTCTGTGCTGAAATCTACACTGAAGAGAGGAGAAGGTGGTGTTGGAGATGGTGTTGCCATAGGAAGGGTTGACGATACCAGAGGAGTTTTCTGTGTGTGGTACTGCGCCCATTGCTCCGGCTTCCGTCTCAACTGCTCGTCATAACCAGTCTTCAAATGACCACAAGGCTCCTAGCAATAATAAATATAGGCCTGTATATCCTATCATGCTCTAATCAGAAGGCAGATGCTTGCAGGGGACACACTTGGACCCCCAAATTCCCTTGGGTCTGTAACCTTCCACTGAGATTACTAGAAGAATTTGACAAGGATTTGCAGGAGAACCTGGCCCATGTATGGCAACTCCAATCTTAAATATGTAATTAGTTCAAGCAACATGCATGGGAATTAAAGAGGCAGAGGGGCTCTGGTCCTAATGCAGATTAGAGTGGTCTATTTTACAAGCCTATTTtattaagtttaaaaacaaaacaagaactttGTCCAGTCCAGGCCACAAGTCTTGATCGCTGTAACCCCAAATAAACAGAAGAGGTATACGCTAATTATTTACCAACTTTTCAGTAATGACCTTCAAAACCAAGACTACATCCTTCCCCTTCTGGCTCTCACTTACCCTTGGTAAAGGCACAGTCCTCTGTTCATTTGGAGGTTGACAAGCCACAGAGTAATACCCATCCAAAGAGTTGTATCTCTCACGTAATGATGTCTGATAGACAGATGAGTGCATCACATCCATGGGAGGTAAAGAATTGCTCCTAATAATATCATCTCGTGGGTACATCTGTGGGCGCCAGATGCGCCTACTGTCATAAACTGGAGCATACATTCCAGAAGGGACAGGAGGAACTGGTCCATACGGCTGCGGAGGAGGAGGTTGGTAAGGAGAATTCAGTCGATCTCGAGGGGGAAATGTACTGTAATGATCGGCATATGGCACAGAAGCAGGTGGGAGGGAGGATTCTGGAACGTTATTGGACCTCACAAAGCGAGGAACACAGGGAGCCACACCAGCTGGTACTGTTGGAGGTGGTGGATAATATCCTTAAAAATTGGAAAAAGGCATATTTAATGTAACCACAAATGACCCAGAATTTTACACCTAAAACTGTAAACAGTGTTGATAAGTACCTTTAGAAAATGAAGAGTCACACTGTACAAACCTGTTACTGACCCTATCATTTTTCTGTGGAACATCATTTCATGTATGACAACCATATTTGCAGATGTAGTGCTGATGCTTTACCACCTTGACCCAATTTGGAAAATGGAATTTCTCTGCCATTGCTCCTACGTACTATGGTATAACTATGTAACTGAAAAGACAGCATCTTAAGCACTTCTTTATATAGGAAGTTAAAATAGTTATCtccaaaataaaaaggcatattgctaaaaaaaaagtaattccaaaGGTCCATAAATAAACACTTCACGCTTggcttattcttttttctttggagaGGACTGTTTGAACACCTCTACTTTCTGTTTTGAGAGCTTCTGAATGACCCGATGCTGTAACATCTAATTGTTTGCTTGAATATAAACACGCACACTGCAACCTAAAAAGGTGACTGAaacctttcaaaaacatttcagcaagCACAAAGATGTTTAAGTCTCACAGTAGAAGCATGCTATGCCTCTGGGTCTGAATCCTTTCTATGGATACCCTCACGGACAGAGCATGAGGTGAGCCAGCCtaaataaatgcaattaaatgcTAACAAAGGAAGAAGTAGATGAAAGACCTTGAGGTTTGAGCTCTTCTGGATGCTGAGGTACCAGTTGCATAACATACAGCACACAAAGACAAGAACCACCAAGACTGGGAGAAAACTACAAGTCCCCCCCATACTCAGCAACAAACCAGATTAGTATTCCATTAAGTGAAGATTtggctgatatttaaaaaaaaatatccacaaaagTGAGATAAAAGTTACTTCTCAGCATTCAGGCTTATCTAGAGAAAAGTTCAGAGCTATTTTTGATTCAGTGCTCGTCTCACTCACCTGTCTGTGGGTACTGTGGAACTTCATATGACAGCTGAGTCCTGGGATCTTGGAAATATTGAACATTATCAGAATGTGGAGGGTAGACAGGTACTCTAGGAACAAACGGGCTGGATTTTGGAGGCACAGAATTAACTTCTGTTCCAATATTAGGAGGACCAGCTGAGGTAGCTGCTGCCTGGCTTACAGGAGTCTTGGGTGGAGAACCAATTTTACTGAAAAGGATTACCAAGAAATAATTAAGCAGATCTTTACTTATTTCTGTGAGTCATCTCTTCATGTACACTCCCATGTAATGTGGAAATTTGGGCCATGTCATTTCCtctggaattttgtttttcataCCCCAAACTGATACTACTACTACATCTTAAACTTTCTCCTAAGAGAGCTCAAAAGTGGATATAAATGTTTTGGTACGTATCCAGAAGCTTACATACCACTTGTAAGTGTATTCTGGTAAAGACAAAGGCTTCGAAAATTTTAGAGGCTCAGTGCTTCCTGGAGAAGCATCTAAAAAGTTTTAAGGGAAAACTCCCAAACTAGAAGGTTTCCAGGATTATTAAGGGAGTATGCACTATGTGCGCCCTTCTTGTTTTCTATTGTTTGCCATCCACAAACTCCATGATAATCTAAAAGCAAAATGTTGTGCTTGGTTacctttatgcaaaaaaaaagttacctacTTTTCAGGTAGTGATTCTGTAGGGGATCCAGAAACATTCTGGCCATTGGCTCCAGTCTTCCCTCCTTTCTTGGTGTTCTCCAAAGCTCTCAAGGAGGTGTCTGCACAGCGAGGTATCAACTGGGGAACACCACTTTCTAGATTAGCTATTCCATTAGTACTTGGTACCATCTTCCCTGTTGCCTCAGGGCTTCCTATGACAGAAATCACGTTTGCTGTTGTGGTTGAGACTGTGCTATTTACGCCAACTTTATTTAGAAGGGGGAATGTTCTCActgttgcactgatttttttgttcCTCAAGCGATACCTATAAACAAAcacatatacaaacacacacaaaagacagATGATTTTAAAAGTGCTTATTGTGAagtttaatgtatttgtaaaactaGCAAAAGGAAGGGATTGAGAAGAACACGATATCCAAAAATTACAAGACTTCAAAAACTGGTGCTTATTTTCGACAATCTGCAAATAGAGCATCGATGTCTTCCTTGTATCCAAAGATCATCTCTCCTTGTAGAAGATCCACTTCTGCAGTTCTTTGAAAATGGATTTCGgttaaaacagctttgaaaatgcaGATGTTACATACTGTTCAAATAACTCGCTTTATTGCATAAtcaattaaaatgcaattaacatTCTCTCTCTTGTAGGTGATATAGCCAATCTCTCACAGACACTGAGCCTAGACTCAGTTccaggaaaggaaattttaactTCATATggggtaaaataaaaaataaaactggaattaGTTTGCAGACATTGCTTTACTGTACCTTCAATTTCATGTAAAGAGTTGTTACTTCAAGAGATTCACAAATCCTTCTGAATGAATAAATGTAtagaagaaactgttttcaaaattCTATGGAAATTGCTtggatttaaattaaaaaggagaaggaaaaaaaaagtctcccacACTCACTTTTCAAGCTCTTCCTGAGAATGAGCAAATGTACAGTTTGTTCCTCTTGGACATCCCCCTTGCTGTCGAAGGTCTCGGCACATACTTGTTTTATATTTGCTATTTGgttgtggctttaaaaaaaaaaaaacacaaaacaatacaCACAAGACATTCATCTTACAATCTTTCAGAGATTTACATAAAAATAgacttaaaatacacaaaatgcaTCCACGATGTTTTTACATTTTGCACCTTTAATCAGAAAAACTAAGAAAACTTCTTGCTGATGGGCTACTATGCCATTGTATGGATCTCACTACAGCAAGCTCTGCTGCATTCCATATTCAGAAACATTAAATTCTAAAAATCTGAATGCAGTAAATAACAGTATCATCAATTATTCTACAGAAAAGGCTATAATATTTCAAATCAATAGTAATTTTTCAAAGTTGCATCTTTCAGTATATGTACATCAAGACACATAATGCAACCATCGAATATAGTTACCTGTGGAGTTTCGTGGCCTTTTCTACTGTAATTCTGAATGAAATCCACCAGTCCATGTACCACAGTCTTTACAGCCACCATTGCATTTTCCAGCTGCTCCCATGTTGGAGATGCTGCAtctaaaattattaaaagcagGCACTATCATAAGTAAGAGTACTTCTAGTACTTCAAAACACCAAGTACTAGGACAGAATTCAGAGAGCCTGAAGAAGAGTTTATGACATACTATGTTAATTAATGGGAATTTTGAAACCAGGAATGCAGGTTATCATCTTAACAATTTACTTTGCCAGATACGAAAAACAtcaagaaatgttgaaaaagctTCATTTGCATACCTGGATTTGGATCTATGTTTGCCAGGAGCTCTAAATGAGGCCTCAGCCTATTTAAATTTGCAGGATCCCCCGTGCGCTGCAAGACAATTGTCAATTCTTGTACACTCTTTGCAAAAGATTCCGGAGATTGGAGCTGAAAACAAAGTGAACGTTAGTGTGCTGCATCTTACACCTGTGAACTACTAATCTTAAAAAGATTTACATTACACTGCTTCCTAAACACAACATGTAGTGTCTTCAGATGGCATATAGAGAGTATCAGTggagagaaattttatttctcagcTCAGAATCTGCCCTATGAAGCTTCATCATAAGACACAAGAAAGGGAATTAGCCTTGAACTACTGAAAACCAAAATGTCTTCATATAAAGAATACACTACAGTGGGGAAAACACCTCCATTCCAGTTTTAATTAATATTTGATATGACTAAAGACAAAAAGTTAACTCAAGTGGTTCTTGGATTTTTATTATAACGTTTAATAGTCAAATCTAATCCTACAAAGATACTAAAATCATCCCTTTGACGAACCTTGTCAATAATGGATTGCATGTGTGATTTATGTGCCAAGTCACCATAAAGAAGGGAAGACCATTGTTCTGGTGATATTCGAAGTCCTGCTTCCATGGCAATATGAACAATTTGGGCATCATGTTCTCTCCGCAAAGCCTCGTAACTCCGAAACTCTTCTTTAAGTTGCATCAGAGAAGAATCTTCATCCCTTTTAGTGACCTAATAAATTGTAATAAATACTCctcctttaacaaaaaaaatctccaagtccatcagaaaaaaaacagttacaCAGCACAAATCACAACAGTATTGCTTTTTTATATTTAGCAtatactttgttttcttccaggtaTTCATCCACTTAGCTAGCAGTGCACAGGCAGAAATGCCAGCTCTTGAAGTTTTTACAGGATCACAGGTGCAAAACTATACCAACTCACTACTGACAACTAGGAAAATAATCAGATTTGCTTAAGTCACAGGACATAGTTAGATATTTAGTAGTTCTACTAGTAGTTTTTGCTATGCAATATTAAAAGATGACTTAAAGAAACAGGAAAGTCTCTAGAAAttacttaaataataaaaaggaagaaaaattttaagataCTGACATTTAAAGAACAGAATATTTAACCTAGAGCCCACTGCAAATGTTAAGTAAAACTCTTAGGTTACAGAAGACATTTGTCATAAAGGAGAGCAACAGGtgtcattattttaatgtttagTTTAGTGATGTTGTGATAATCATGTTTTTAACTgtgattcaaaaagaaaagacCCATGGAATTAACTTTTCAGTCTTCTCCAGATATAGAGAGTTGGGAACATTCAGTTTAAACAACCCATCcctacatattaaaaataaaaggaactctTCAGTGCAAGGCAGCTAGATACAGACAAAAGAAAACGTAGAGAGAGTGACAAATGTGTGGGAACACAATGTTGGAGTTCAGTCTGAGAGCACTCTCTGTGCATGGTGTCCCTCTCTCATGCCCGGTGTTGTTCCCAGGACTACAGTACTCCAAAAGTTTTCTTTAGAATGCTGGGAGTGGATTCTAAGCTTTGAGAGCATCCAGGCCAGTGTGGCATGTCTGGACATGGTCAACTCTTATCAATCTAAATAAAGTCAGAAGGGATTATATTAAAATACTTCACCTGAAGCAGGCTAGGAGTGCCTACAGAGTCAGGTTTCATGCCTCTTTCAGAAGAGATAATTTCCAGATGACAGGCAGTTAATAATGAGGGCAGTAATTTCAGAATCTATTCTGGCTTAATTCCACATGTGATCATTTATTCCTTTTGCAGGGAATTTTAAATATCAAACAATTACTTCATGACAGTTCTAGATAAAAATCTTATAGTCTAAACTATTTAAATGTGTGGAAAATGAATTTATGTAACATTTTACAGGTGCAAGATACTAATCCTAGATTGGATTTTCTGGAGCTGCACTAGTTCACAGTAATAAGCTTCAAATATTGGTATTTTACCTTAAAGCATGATGCTCTATACAGTAGCTGCACAACATGACCAATGCTCGTTTTAGAGGCCTGAGGAAATCTTGGTTCTAGCCTTTGCACAACAAAAAGTACCAGAACTTTTCTTGAGAGTGCAGAGCCATCTTCCAGTGCCAGTAATACAAGTTTCAGTGCCTCCTCTTGCATAGCtttaacacacaaaaataaaggaCAGGAAGTGAAATATATTGCCAGAAAACAGCAAGGCTATCTTGTATTAACACGGTAAGTAGGAGCATCTGAATCATCTTGAATGTAATTCcttattactttttatttcattaaccataataaaaataagctttgtaaacattttaagaaatttgCTAGTTTAGAAGAAGTACTTCGAAGCACTCTAAGCACAGCAAACTTAAAGAGCTAAGACTAATTTTCAGTAATAAACACATCAGTAGTGCAGTTTGTATACTTTTCTCCACTATGCAGTCTTGTAGCCTTTGTCATTTTGGACATCTCATCAACGCTACACCAGGAAACTGGATAAAATAAATATGGGAACAGAACAGGAATGCTATCATCAGTTATTGGAATAAAGAGAGAATTACTTCCagtttaaacagaatttccttctcatttctgtgCTTGCTTCAGCAGCATTCTTAACTAGGAATTTGCTGTTTCTATCAGATATAAACACGAtcattataaattttaaaattaaagtatgCTGCAACTAAAGTTAGGCTGATTGTATTTGCAGCTAAAGTATGAACAACAGAGCATTTGCAGTTTCCTATCCAATTCTAATCACAGGGAACAGTACAACCAACCTGTGTTAACATTTACAATGCATTACAAACTGTGCAGAAAGCATGCTTATTTACCCTTCTTTGCCAGGACTTTTTGAAATAGTTCCTCACAATTTTGAAGAAGTTAGTAAGGGGGGGACGAGACAAAAATCAACACAAACTTTAAAACAGCAGATTTTACTAACTTGtctatgttttctttccttttcctttcttcctggcaAGAAGTTGAAAACCAGAAGTAATTACATCTTCAACTGAACAGAAGAAATTTCCAAAGATTGTTTTGTTAAGGTACACCTAAATATACACTGTTGCAGATTCTATGGGTACCTTACCTGGTCCTAGAAACTGGCATCCTCGTGCCCTGACAGCAGCCCAAAGATTGGCAGAAAGCTGCTGAGGATTTTGGTGCTGCAAGATCAGTTCTGTAACGGTTCTCTCTCCCAGTGATCGAGCTGCCCTCATAGCTCTAACCCGACCCTCTTCCTCCACCAGCTGACAATTCACCAGTGTCACAAGCTTCCTTTGCATTGGACGGCTCAGTGCACTCTGATTCAAGCTTGCAACACcttcaaagaaagagagaaaaggcaaaCTATTGCTTCTAATCAGACATTTATccgagtaaggaaaaaaaagtgtctaatACTATGTGTCTTTCTCTAGGACTTGCATACTAGTCACAGGTATCTTCCCTTCTCTTAGGCAACTCTGTAACTCATTatcaaacagaattttaatgGAAGTCTTAAATTGACAAACCCATCCTTTGAGGGAAGTTCAGCTTTTAGTACAAAGTTAGCCCCAAGGtaatattattaaataaaaaaactattttgtaaacttaaaaaaaaatatcaagtgtCACAGGTGTGAATAAGCTTTTAAAGACATAAGGgacattttattacaaaaattaGAGGATTATCCCATTGACATCTAAAATCAGTGCTGAAAACACAATGCTGTTAAAAGTAAGTTACATCAAAATTCCACTGTTCAGTAGACTCACCTTTTCCTCCACTTAATGGCTTTAAGTAGAGTGCCAAATCCTCAACACATTTCTTTGCTACTTCATAATGTTTGTTCTCTCCTACGTTACTCAACTTTACTGTCTGATGATCAGGTACCTAAGAAAAtgcaagggggaggaggagggagaagaattaTATATACCCAGCTGACCTATATGATATGCCTATGATGGTACCAACATCACTACTATTAATTACATAACACTGCAGATGTACACTGCTTTTTAGAGAAGTGAAAGACAGGACCCACCCAAGGTATGTAgaatataataaagaaaaacaaacaggacACATGATGAGGATCAGGGTGatgaaagattatttttgttaGTACTCAACACATTAAGAACAAAAGTAGGATAGAAAACAATAACCAAGGTCTAATGAGAAGCTACTTAAAAGATGAATTAAGAACACACCACTTGAGAGGATGATCAGTGTACAAGATCAGCATGATTTACTACAGAGACACAAAATGAACTGGCAAGAAAATAATacgaaaaaaatcaaaagcaaagttaaaaaaataatttaagcgTAATTTGGGCATGCTGAAATCTTTAAAGAGAAGAACTAACAAACTTGGTGGAAAAGAACTCCAAGTAGAGTAACAAGGTCAGGCAATGAAAATACAGGGAGTATTAGTCACAATACATTAAATTGTTTGAAAGACATTGAAAGAAGCTAGGAGACCAGGAAAATGAATGTTGTAAGATCAAGGCAGAGATTTGACACAAACttagcaataaaaaaatgaaaggaacatGTGAACTTGAGAAACAAACCACTTTGACATAGACAGTATTATTACAAATAGCTGTGTCAAGGCATGTGAtaagacattaaaaaacaaagtaaaaagcaTCTTCTTACTGCATCCCCCAGGTGTTATAGCAAGAGTAATATGAGAAAGCATATGAATCAGCATAAGGTGAACAGACTTATTTAGTCTCCATAAAGCATAGTACTGATTATATAATCACTGTTTTGCCACTGCTACGAGACAGCACAGGGAACATTCCTGGCCTGATTAGCC includes the following:
- the RC3H2 gene encoding roquin-2 isoform X1; the protein is MPVQAAQWTEFLSCPICYNEFDENVHKPISLGCSHTVCKTCLNKLHRKACPFDQTAINTDIDVLPVNFALLQLVGAQVPDHQTVKLSNVGENKHYEVAKKCVEDLALYLKPLSGGKGVASLNQSALSRPMQRKLVTLVNCQLVEEEGRVRAMRAARSLGERTVTELILQHQNPQQLSANLWAAVRARGCQFLGPAMQEEALKLVLLALEDGSALSRKVLVLFVVQRLEPRFPQASKTSIGHVVQLLYRASCFKVTKRDEDSSLMQLKEEFRSYEALRREHDAQIVHIAMEAGLRISPEQWSSLLYGDLAHKSHMQSIIDKLQSPESFAKSVQELTIVLQRTGDPANLNRLRPHLELLANIDPNPDAASPTWEQLENAMVAVKTVVHGLVDFIQNYSRKGHETPQPQPNSKYKTSMCRDLRQQGGCPRGTNCTFAHSQEELEKYRLRNKKISATVRTFPLLNKVGVNSTVSTTTANVISVIGSPEATGKMVPSTNGIANLESGVPQLIPRCADTSLRALENTKKGGKTGANGQNVSGSPTESLPENKIGSPPKTPVSQAAATSAGPPNIGTEVNSVPPKSSPFVPRVPVYPPHSDNVQYFQDPRTQLSYEVPQYPQTGYYPPPPTVPAGVAPCVPRFVRSNNVPESSLPPASVPYADHYSTFPPRDRLNSPYQPPPPQPYGPVPPVPSGMYAPVYDSRRIWRPQMYPRDDIIRSNSLPPMDVMHSSVYQTSLRERYNSLDGYYSVACQPPNEQRTVPLPREPCGHLKTGYDEQLRRKPEQWAQYHTQKTPLVSSTLPMATPSPTPPSPLFSVDFSTEFSESVSDLSGTKFEEDHLSHYSPWSCGTIGSCINAIDSEPKDVIANSNAVLMDLDSGDVKRRVHLFETQRRAKEEDPIIPFSDGPIISKWGAISRSSRTGYHTTDPIQATASQGSATKPISVSDYVPYVNAVDSRWSAYGSDSTSSARYVERDRFIVTDLSGHRKHSSTGDLLSIELQQAKSNSLLLQREANALAMQQKWNSLDEGSRLTLNLLSKEIDLRNGETDYTEDCADTKPDRDIELELSALDTDEPDGQGEQIEEILDIQLGISSQDDQLLNGTTVENGHPLKQHQKESMEQKRQSLGEDLVILEEQKTILPVTSCFSQPITTSVSNASCLPISTSVSVGSLILKTAHIMSEDKNDFLKPVANGRMVNS
- the RC3H2 gene encoding roquin-2 isoform X9, with amino-acid sequence MPVQAAQWTEFLSCPICYNEFDENVHKPISLGCSHTVCKTCLNKLHRKACPFDQTAINTDIDVLPVNFALLQLVGAQVPDHQTVKLSNVGENKHYEVAKKCVEDLALYLKPLSGGKGVASLNQSALSRPMQRKLVTLVNCQLVEEEGRVRAMRAARSLGERTVTELILQHQNPQQLSANLWAAVRARGCQFLGPAMQEEALKLVLLALEDGSALSRKVLVLFVVQRLEPRFPQASKTSIGHVVQLLYRASCFKVTKRDEDSSLMQLKEEFRSYEALRREHDAQIVHIAMEAGLRISPEQWSSLLYGDLAHKSHMQSIIDKLQSPESFAKSVQELTIVLQRTGDPANLNRLRPHLELLANIDPNPDAASPTWEQLENAMVAVKTVVHGLVDFIQNYSRKGHETPQPQPNSKYKTSMCRDLRQQGGCPRGTNCTFAHSQEELEKYRLRNKKISATVRTFPLLNKVGVNSTVSTTTANVISVIGSPEATGKMVPSTNGIANLESGVPQLIPRCADTSLRALENTKKGGKTGANGQNVSGSPTESLPENKIGSPPKTPVSQAAATSAGPPNIGTEVNSVPPKSSPFVPRVPVYPPHSDNVQYFQDPRTQLSYEVPQYPQTGYYPPPPTVPAGVAPCVPRFVRSNNVPESSLPPASVPYADHYSTFPPRDRLNSPYQPPPPQPYGPVPPVPSGMYAPVYDSRRIWRPQMYPRDDIIRSNSLPPMDVMHSSVYQTSLRERYNSLDGYYSVACQPPNEQRTVPLPREPCGHLKTGYDEQLRRKPEQWAQYHTQKTPLVSSTLPMATPSPTPPSPLFSVDFSTEFSESVSDLSGTKFEEDHLSHYSPWSCGTIGSCINAIDSEPKDVIANSNAVLMDLDSGDVKRRVHLFETQRRAKEEDPIIPFSDGPIISKWGAISRSSRTGYHTTDPIQATASQGSATKPISVSDYVPYVNAVDSRWSAYGSDSTSSARYVERDRFIVTDLSGHRKHSSTGDLLSIELQQAKSNSLLLQREANALAMQQKWNSLDEGSRLTLNLLSKEIDLRND
- the RC3H2 gene encoding roquin-2 isoform X6 — its product is MPVQAAQWTEFLSCPICYNEFDENVHKPISLGCSHTVCKTCLNKLHRKACPFDQTAINTDIDVLPVNFALLQLVGAQVPDHQTVKLSNVGENKHYEVAKKCVEDLALYLKPLSGGKGVASLNQSALSRPMQRKLVTLVNCQLVEEEGRVRAMRAARSLGERTVTELILQHQNPQQLSANLWAAVRARGCQFLGPAMQEEALKLVLLALEDGSALSRKVLVLFVVQRLEPRFPQASKTSIGHVVQLLYRASCFKVTKRDEDSSLMQLKEEFRSYEALRREHDAQIVHIAMEAGLRISPEQWSSLLYGDLAHKSHMQSIIDKLQSPESFAKSVQELTIVLQRTGDPANLNRLRPHLELLANIDPNPDAASPTWEQLENAMVAVKTVVHGLVDFIQNYSRKGHETPQPQPNSKYKTSMCRDLRQQGGCPRGTNCTFAHSQEELEKYRLRNKKISATVRTFPLLNKVGVNSTVSTTTANVISVIGSPEATGKMVPSTNGIANLESGVPQLIPRCADTSLRALENTKKGGKTGANGQNVSGSPTESLPENKIGSPPKTPVSQAAATSAGPPNIGTEVNSVPPKSSPFVPRVPVYPPHSDNVQYFQDPRTQLSYEVPQYPQTGYYPPPPTVPAGVAPCVPRFVRSNNVPESSLPPASVPYADHYSTFPPRDRLNSPYQPPPPQPYGPVPPVPSGMYAPVYDSRRIWRPQMYPRDDIIRSNSLPPMDVMHSSVYQTSLRERYNSLDGYYSVACQPPNEQRTVPLPREPCGHLKTGYDEQLRRKPEQWAQYHTQKTPLVSSTLPMATPSPTPPSPLFSVDFSTEFSESVSDLSGTKFEEDHLSHYSPWSCGTIGSCINAIDSEPKDVIANSNAVLMDLDSGDVKRRVHLFETQRRAKEEDPIIPFSDGPIISKWGAISRSSRTGYHTTDPIQATASQGSATKPISVSDYVPYVNAVDSRWSAYGSDSTSSARYVERDRFIVTDLSGHRKHSSTGDLLSIELQQAKSNSLLLQREANALAMQQKWNSLDEGSRLTLNLLSKEIDLRNGETDYTEDCADTKPDRDIELELSALDTDEPDGQGEQIEEILDIQLGISSQDDQLLNGTTVENGHPLKQHQKESMEQKRQSLGRSRKQSCP
- the RC3H2 gene encoding roquin-2 isoform X7; its protein translation is MPVQAAQWTEFLSCPICYNEFDENVHKPISLGCSHTVCKTCLNKLHRKACPFDQTAINTDIDVLPVNFALLQLVGAQVPDHQTVKLSNVGENKHYEVAKKCVEDLALYLKPLSGGKGVASLNQSALSRPMQRKLVTLVNCQLVEEEGRVRAMRAARSLGERTVTELILQHQNPQQLSANLWAAVRARGCQFLGPAMQEEALKLVLLALEDGSALSRKVLVLFVVQRLEPRFPQASKTSIGHVVQLLYRASCFKVTKRDEDSSLMQLKEEFRSYEALRREHDAQIVHIAMEAGLRISPEQWSSLLYGDLAHKSHMQSIIDKLQSPESFAKSVQELTIVLQRTGDPANLNRLRPHLELLANIDPNPDAASPTWEQLENAMVAVKTVVHGLVDFIQNYSRKGHETPQPQPNSKYKTSMCRDLRQQGGCPRGTNCTFAHSQEELEKYRLRNKKISATVRTFPLLNKVGVNSTVSTTTANVISVIGSPEATGKMVPSTNGIANLESGVPQLIPRCADTSLRALENTKKGGKTGANGQNVSGSPTESLPENKIGSPPKTPVSQAAATSAGPPNIGTEVNSVPPKSSPFVPRVPVYPPHSDNVQYFQDPRTQLSYEVPQYPQTGYYPPPPTVPAGVAPCVPRFVRSNNVPESSLPPASVPYADHYSTFPPRDRLNSPYQPPPPQPYGPVPPVPSGMYAPVYDSRRIWRPQMYPRDDIIRSNSLPPMDVMHSSVYQTSLRERYNSLDGYYSVACQPPNEQRTVPLPRDLDSGDVKRRVHLFETQRRAKEEDPIIPFSDGPIISKWGAISRSSRTGYHTTDPIQATASQGSATKPISVSDYVPYVNAVDSRWSAYGSDSTSSARYVERDRFIVTDLSGHRKHSSTGDLLSIELQQAKSNSLLLQREANALAMQQKWNSLDEGSRLTLNLLSKEIDLRNGETDYTEDCADTKPDRDIELELSALDTDEPDGQGEQIEEILDIQLGISSQDDQLLNGTTVENGHPLKQHQKESMEQKRQSLGEDLVILEEQKTILPVTSCFSQPITTSVSNASCLPISTSVSVGSLILKTAHIMSEDKNDFLKPVANGRMVNS
- the RC3H2 gene encoding roquin-2 isoform X5, whose product is MPVQAAQWTEFLSCPICYNEFDENVHKPISLGCSHTVCKTCLNKLHRKACPFDQTAINTDIDVLPVNFALLQLVGAQVPDHQTVKLSNVGENKHYEVAKKCVEDLALYLKPLSGGKGVASLNQSALSRPMQRKLVTLVNCQLVEEEGRVRAMRAARSLGERTVTELILQHQNPQQLSANLWAAVRARGCQFLGPAMQEEALKLVLLALEDGSALSRKVLVLFVVQRLEPRFPQASKTSIGHVVQLLYRASCFKVTKRDEDSSLMQLKEEFRSYEALRREHDAQIVHIAMEAGLRISPEQWSSLLYGDLAHKSHMQSIIDKLQSPESFAKSVQELTIVLQRTGDPANLNRLRPHLELLANIDPNPDAASPTWEQLENAMVAVKTVVHGLVDFIQNYSRKGHETPQPQPNSKYKTSMCRDLRQQGGCPRGTNCTFAHSQEELEKYRLRNKKISATVRTFPLLNKVGVNSTVSTTTANVISVIGSPEATGKMVPSTNGIANLESGVPQLIPRCADTSLRALENTKKGGKTGANGQNVSGSPTESLPENKIGSPPKTPVSQAAATSAGPPNIGTEVNSVPPKSSPFVPRVPVYPPHSDNVQYFQDPRTQLSYEVPQYPQTGYYPPPPTVPAGVAPCVPRFVRSNNVPESSLPPASVPYADHYSTFPPRDRLNSPYQPPPPQPYGPVPPVPSGMYAPVYDSRRIWRPQMYPRDDIIRSNSLPPMDVMHSSVYQTSLRERYNSLDGYYSVACQPPNEQRTVPLPREPCGHLKTGYDEQLRRKPEQWAQYHTQKTPLVSSTLPMATPSPTPPSPLFSVDFSTEFSESVSDLSGTKFEEDHLSHYSPWSCGTIGSCINAIDSEPKDVIANSNAVLMDLDSGDVKRRVHLFETQRRAKEEDPIIPFSDGPIISKWGAISRSSRTGYHTTDPIQATASQGSATKPISVSDYVPYVNAVDSRWSAYGSDSTSSARYVERDRFIVTDLSGHRKHSSTGDLLSIELQQAKSNSLLLQREANALAMQQKWNSLDEGSRLTLNLLSKEIDLRNGETDYTEDCADTKPDRDIELELSALDTDEPDGQGEQIEEILDIQLGISSQDDQLLNGTTVENGHPLKQHQKESMEQKRQSLVIVLNLEIIESR